gctctTTCATCGCTCGCAGCaagctgcggcgtcttctccgcagacgcggactcctggtttcttctctccctctccttcgtcgctcatcctcctctcgcctatgatctctctcttctctttaTTTCGAGGCAAAGGTTGAGGCAGCCGAGCGACTCaacacgcagagaagacaaaCTTTGATGTGAGAGACGTTCCTTAACTTTTCTCAGGTGTGTCaggcgtgtctctgcatccTCATTCGCCGATTGCGTCCGCGCTCGGTCTGCTTCGATTTTCTTCggcgcgtctttctctcctaAAGAGGCGGCCGCGTGACGTACGGAGACGAGGGTCGGCGGAgtgaagagaagagagtAAGGATAAAGAGAACGAACAGAGctcaagagagagaaaaaacgcggcgAGCGGTCAGAAAGACGAGACAGATGTCCGCAGCAAGAAGAGGCGACCCCCAGACaaggcgaggacgagagaaaagcgcAGGTAGCCATGACGCGGTTCCTGCTTACGACTCTgaggcctccgctgcgctgATATACAACACTGCAGCGAAAAACAGCATACacacgaagaaaaaacgTTCATTCTACAGACTCTCTGTGATTCATCAAGGCAATCGAAGAAAGCCTCGCGAGCCTTAGTAGGCGTTCAGCCGCGAGAGAATTCTACTGCAGACGCAGTGCACGCGCTTACATGCAGACAAGTTCACCGCGAGACTGGCAGAGATAGAGGAGAAACGGGGAAAAtgagggagaaaaagagagaaagagagggagacaaggagaggaagagacggagaaaaagaggaaaatcCGAGCGTAAATGGCCACCCTCTAAAGCAGCTACCTctacgcatgcagcgaaaCAAATTTCAGAAATAGAGATAAATCGGGTCAGAGAAACACAGGCAAAAATACGTAAAGCTAGGAACATAGAAATACACATAGATCTAACAGATGCATAGAAAAAAAaagtatgtatgtatatgtccATGGTGGAGACCAGCATGGAGACCGTTGAGGCACTCTCCAGCGCTGTAGAGAAGAGAGTTTCCATGAACCAAAAGACGGTTTCTCGCAGGAATCACAATGCCTCGCGTACCGTTGTTTCCGCGGATAAGCGCGAGGCCGTAGGAGCCGATGAAGTTGCCGTCGACAAACTCTTCTGTCTTATCCATAGCGATGTTCATGCGGTCATCCAGGCAGGTCAAGACGCCTAGATAAAATAAAAAAAACGAGAAGACCAAAAACTGAAGAAGGAACCAGAGGGGACTGtagcgaagcggagacacgcgaaagaaaaggcggcctgcagcgggATGGCGATGAACGAGGAGGTAAAAAATGAGGCACGAGGGGTTTCGAAATGCTGACGAGGTCAGAAATCTCAGGAGAACAACCAGTGACTTCCACTCGGGGCTTGAGGAACGTGACCCGTTGGAGCAGAGACAAGCGCAAAAAGAAAATGAAAAAGAGAGTatcgagagagaggagagacgtgCCAGACTGCCAATCCCTGCACcgtgcggcgcgacgagaccCGATGGCCTATGCAGCAtatgcgagagagaggggcaAGCAGATAACGCGACAGAAGAAGCCTCATTTTATTTGTGTTCCTTTACCTCGGTAGTCGGTTCCATTGCTCAAGCGAACCACGACCTTCTGGCCTATCACTTTCTGCAGAAAGTCACTGGGCGATTTCTTCGCGTTCGTCGCCATTTTCTCTgcttgtctctcgcgcttaCGACCGCCGTTCCTCCGTGAACACTCTGAGGCGCTGAAGACTGTCAATCCCCTGAAAGCTTatcgaagaggagagagaaagaaacgaCGGTCAAAGTCCTTCTAGCCACGCTCGGGCATTCAGAGCGACGAGTCTGGCCCTAAGAGCcgaacgcggagagcgaagccgcgacggGAGACGAAAGCGCAAAAGAAAACACAGCGGCAACGAGAGGAAAAGGCGGACTGAGGCTCAAATTCGCAGATGTGGAGAAGAAGGAATTCAAAGAAAGCACGAGTGAATGACGCGTGcagggagagacggcgaagagagaaggaaagaagaaagggagGGGCGCTATTTGAGGACTCTGGAAGTCAAGTCTCTagagcagagagacagcgaaaaGGGGACTGCTTGAGAAGACTGGCGAGAGATTAAGTGTGAAAATGGGATATTTTGAGGACACGTGCTCGCGGTGTACGTACCGCATGACTTtcgcctgcatgcgaggGGTTCCTTTTCTCCGTATACGCCAAGCCGGTCTGGAGGCGTCGCCAGAGTCCTCACGCGCGGACTCCCTTCACGTCCCTCTCGTGAAAAGAAGATCATCTTTCCCCGCGCCTCTGGTGCTGTCGAAGGCTTTTTTATCTCCGACAAGCGGCAAACCGAAATAAAAGTCCTCTGCTCCCTCCTGGAGCCCCCGCAAATTTCCAGACAGtgccgaagcgcgagagggcaTGTCGCTTCGAAAGAACGACAGACAGCAGAAGTCTCGTTCTGAGCTTTTACTCTCAGagcccgcgggcctctctAGCGCGGCTTCGGTTGTGAAACTGCCTAGACAGAAGccccctgcgcctctgttTAAGTCCCTCCCGGTCGCGACTCGCGGCGGCTAGACCCTCGAAGGCGAGTGGCTCGTATTATAGCCTTGCCCTCGAAAGCGGAGTTCGCAGGGGGCACgtcccgccgcgtctccacctctctctcgctggccTCTAAGCAACGTGCTCGACTCTCGGGTGAGCCACGAAGGCTGCGCGATGCTGTGCTTCGGCGCTTCAGCGAGTGAGAAATCTTCCAGTTACGATGTGGGCACGTGTAGAGTGCGCGTCAGCGCGAGAGCTCGAGGAAGGTAGAGACCGGCTCCCCCAGTGCTGGAGACGCCCGTCTTGCTTCTGGCGCTACAGCAACACGTGGGAGACAAAACGAAATCGAGATCCGGTTTTTCACCAACGCAGCGATGCGCCCGCCCCAGTTATTGCAACGTGCGCCTCTCATTGCCGCACAGTCGAGACGAGTCCTGAccctcgccgcagaggcagatgCGTTTTGTTAGAACTTAGCGCGTCTGGATGGGTTAACGGCCTGCTCAGCCTCTCAGGAATACTCCGCAAAGTGGACTCTATCCTGGGATGAACGGGCATGCCGCGCCGGGGCATATTTACTTTAACTTGTGAATCGGCGCACACTGGTGTGACTCATCGTCAATCTCTTCGCTAGACAAGCGGACGTCCAGAACCGCTTCACACTCTTTCGTTCCCCTGTTAGAAAGAAAATAAAAAGCCGCGCCCCGAGTCGACGGCGAGTTGCACCGCGTTCGCCTAGAGAGCGCTGTTTTTCCGCTCTTCTTCACGCGCCCCTTCTCTATTTTCCTGGGGTTTTTTCCGTTCAAGaagggcgcgcggagcgatCGAAGACTTCGCGCGTGGAAGCGCGTAGACttggagagagaaaaaagggcGTAGGCGCATGCAGTTGGAAAGACAGACAAAAACACAGACACCAAAGAGCTCCATCCCACACTCTTCTACGTTTCTGGAAGCCTGCTCCTCACAGGAAAACAGATAGAACAAGTCACACAGGTCACTTCACACGCACACCTTCCACTGCGTACTCCATCATCaccacgcgcatgcatacTTCCTGGTATCTCAACGCAGGAACGCTTGCCATCATCCTCCTCAGTTTATTCTCTGTTCAAAACTCGAgtccgctctccgccgccgcagactccGTCTGGATCTCCATCCTTTCTGTCGTTCTTATCCTGATCTCTTGCGTAGTCACAGCCCCTCGCTGCGACGGCGacttcttcgcgcccgcgcctctcaCTCCTtgtccttcttcctcttcttaTCCTTCTTCGATTTCTGCACAACAGGACGCGAAACATCCGAGCTCATTGGCATCGAAGCGATTAAGAAAACACAACTTTTCAGAAAGGCGCAGACTCGCACGACTCTGCACGCAGAAGCGCGTGGGCGAGAGGTCGCTACACGTCGGACTGAAAGCGACGCGTGGATGTGTAGacgccagcggagacgcgatgCGTTTGCGGAGGCATGACGAATAGTGTTGAGGAATTTCTGTACATCGTAGCTGAGAGTCCGTTTAGTCGAGAAAAAAAATGAGAACGAAATTGGTAAACGAAGACTATGCCTAGATCGAAACCtgtagtccaactcgtagtatgCATTCCCTCAGGTAACCCCAGATAAACCcaggaatcccattttagtgAGTGTAAAAGGACGCCTCAAACTGCTGGAGAAAACGAAAATCGCCTTCTCCCGCGCCGTCGAGGGCTGCTCCGTTCGGCCTCAGGGGCGAGTTTCTCGAGCGCGACTTGCGCCGCGTaccttttctttcttcttcctcttcttcgactccttttcctcttcgctctcctcgtcttcctcttcgtcggaCTGCGACTCGCttccttcgtcctcgtcatCATCGTCGTCGTGGaagtcttcgtcttctgaaATAAAGTCCAACGCGAAAGGGATGAGATCGCGAAGCATGCGTGTCACGCATTTGCAAAAACATGCCTCACGACTGAGAGAGACGACACAGAGATATGAGAGGTAGACAAGTAGATAGAGACACACTTATAGAGATAGATACACATATGGACAGACACAGAAACAGCTACAAAAGTAGACACGTAGAGGTAGATAGAGacatacagatagatagatacagatagaaGAGAGTAGAGTGTTGATATGCCGCAGGGTAGGTGGGCGTACGGCAAGATGAGACGCCCCGGAGTCCGTAGCTCCGCGCCTACCCGAATCTgatgcgccgccggcgtcgtagtcgtcgtcgtcctcgtcatCAGAGGGAAGGTCggcctcgagggcgccgcgcgagggctcAGGCGTCTCCATGTTCTTGATGCGGATGCCCTTCGCCATCAAGAAGTCCACAAGGGGCTGCGAGGCAAAACAAACACACAACTCTTGATTTCTGAGACGAGCCACGGCCTTCCGCGCTACCGGCTCTGTCTTCTGCACCGCGCGAGACTCTCCCAAAAGTCCAAAAAGATGCGAGAGCGAAAAACGCAAAACAGAGACGGCAGACACCGAGAAACGCCGCAAAGCCACGACCGCCGCTCCGAAAAAAACCTACTTTGTACTCGTTTCTGTCGATCGAAGTGAATTCGTACTCGCCACCGCCGCGCACAGAGACAGTaaacgcgaaaaagcgaTTCGTTGTGCTCGCGCCCGTCCGGCTGAACTCGACGCTGACAACGTCGTCGTAGCTAtagaaaaaaacagaaaaaaggaaaatgTCGCGTGCCTCGAGCCCGTCGTATAACACGGCACTCCACACAGGACATACATGTTCGCACATAGACATGTATTTGGCGCACGCCTCTCTGTGGAGTCATTTGCGTTTGCTGCCTGCGTTTCCAGTCTCCAGTGCATCTCGAAAAAGGCTCGGAGTCCAAGCCGCTGTTtcaaaagaagagagaagacgcctgAAGAGGCGTCGAAAGGACACTCACGCGGCTGGAGGGCGACAGTCGCCCCTGCACGTCCGTCTGCCAGGGCAACAGCCCTAAAGTCGGCCGACAGATCAACAGATAGATATGGATACACATGGAGAGAGATACtcagatagacagatatcGACAGATTTCGACAGATAGCTAGAAAGACACCAGTATATCAATAGATGAGTGCAACTATATCGACGGATCAATAGAAACATATCGACGAACCGATAGACAGACATTTGCGTattcgcgtgcggcgcctgTGTGGCGCTTACCGGATGAAGATGACGGGCTTGACGAtgaagagaaaagagcggTTCAGAGGATAGAGGTGCCCAGACTGCGCGCGGTAGCTGCAAGTGATGCCGAATTGCTGTTTCACGCTCTTGAAGTCTCCGGGGACGATGACGCTTTTCCCTACGAGCGCGCGGAATAGCCGCGTCACCACGTCGAACGTCTTGCCTAGAAAAACACAGCAAGACAACACGGACGGCAGACtagcagccgcgcgcgcgcattTCCATCAttctcatatatatatatatatatacatatgtacgCATATGCAGGTGCATCTATATACACGTACTTATATGGATATGGAGAAGTAAGAAGAGTTGGCTGTACAtgctggcgctgcgtcgcagtGGCGTGCTAAGTGTGCGGATAGACGAAACGTATCTCCTCAcacggccgcagacgcctcaaTCTCTGCCTTCCACTGGAGaacgcccgcgcctgccctCCCCCTTTGCGCACGACGAGTCGaccagctgcgcagccgcgacgaggcaCATGTGCAGCACAGCCAGATGCAAAAGAGCGCGAATCTGCAAATGAAAAAACGATCTGCGTGGAGCGCGGTGGAGGCCCCCGTGCGTACCCTCTATCATTTtttcgaggccgcgctgctgcagctccgcggGCTCCAGGTTGACCTCCACGCTTTGCACGCTCTCGCTGTCGAACTGCATCACGACGAAGGGATACGAGGTCTGGCCCTGTCGCATCGCGTTCTCCAGCGAAAGAATGAAATTCACGTGAGGCGAGTTCGGCCGCGGAACCAGAAACATCCTGAAGCGTAACACACCCACCGCAACCGTCGATTCACCAAACGGTCcactctcgccttcgccaaATAAGAAAAAGACGACGACTCTGACTCTGCACACGCAAGaacccggcggcgcgcggctcagTGAATATCTATGTGCATGTAGGcctgcatacatatatatatatacatatatatatatatatatacatatatatacatataaacatAAACATACAGATAtgtacagatatatatacatatatgcctGCATGCGTTCACGCGTACATACAGGGGGCAAGCCGACGGCACGTACGAACGCGGAgatgtgtgtgtatgcattTTCTTTGTTGGCATGTCCGCGGCGGTGTGCGTGAGACGTTCTTCCCCCCTGTGTGCCGCGGAATTCATCCCCTTTTCTGCAACGCGGCCTCACCTGTTGATGCTTGTGTACTGAATCGTGTAATCGTAGGACTTGCCGTGGAACTTGAGCGCGCGTCGGCCGATGTCGATCTCGTAGCGGCCGCGGGGCACGAGGAGCGGCACGTCGTTCAGGAGCGCCACGCAGTCCATCTTCgtctctgcgacgccgctcTTCTTCACGAGTTTCTGAGAGAGGACAGCAACAATAAAGTCGCACATCAATACACTCGCGCGAAAAGTGCGCAAAAAGGTGCGAAAAATCTCCCTCGCATGCGCAAAAAGATTCAAGATGTACGCCTGGAGTCCACCGCCCCCGGAAGACCGATAACGGgcgtcgcgtctcgcctttACCACAGCTGCATCACTCGCTGTCTCGCAAGCCCGACAGCCGACAGTGGAAGCGAGCGCGTCTTCACTCTCTTGCGCGTGGCGccacgccgcagccgacACTAGAGAACTTGCACCCACGAGATCCTTTTATGAAAAACCGGCGTTTCACAAATGCCCAGAGCTTCTGCGCACCTGCTTCAACTGCTGCAGCGggccttcggcgtcttcgtcgcccgcgaACGGCTGGTAGAAGCGCACTTCCAGCAGCTGATCTTCAGACTGATccctgcagagaaaacgccCACACGGCGCGTTGCGAGATGAACAGGAACCATATTCCCCTCAAGCGCGCTCGCACGCCTTGACCTGACGGCACGCCGTTTGTCGGGACCGAACTCCGCAGCAACGCCCGATCCTCCTTGCAGCCTGGAGGCCGAAAGAAACGATGGACCTGCCGGAGaccggaggcgcgggagacagcgATAGGATTTGTGACGCAGGCCCGCATCCATCACAAACGCTTCTCACGGCACGCTCAGACTCGCGCCGACACAATTCAACGCGGCAGTGCGGAGGTACTGGAAAAAACGTACGCACCGAGTGTCGTCCTGGATCAACTCAATCGCCAAGTCGTTCTTAGAGGGGGTCGTCACCTGCGCAATTTCTTGCGCGTGAATGTCAAACGCTGGGCAGCCGTTCACCGACAGCTGAAGATTATTTCCTGAAAATGAAGCAACACGAAAAACAGCGCACACAAACCGCTGCCCGACGCTCCGTCTAAATCGTCGACAGCTAGGGCAACACGCCTTGCTTATTCGCGCCCAGCGACctaaatagatagatacatgaTTGCACATAACTCTATATATGTTCACGAATACATGTCTATGTGCGTGTCACCTATGCATTCATGCATcgccatatatatatatatatatatatatatatatatatatatatacgtacatgcatacatgcatcCATACAGACACGTGGCAATGTcaatgtatatatgtggatCAGTATGTCTATGGGACTTAAGTTCGTCTCAGTGTATTCTGCACGCGACACATTTCTGAAGCTTTGAATGTGTAGAAGAAAAAGCGCTTGACCATCGCAGCCACGGCCCCACCTGCGAGAGGTCGCTTCGCCAGCTGAGTTCAAGTTTTTTTCTCACCTTCCATTTTGACGTCGCCCCAGTGCCAGCCGCGGTGCGCCTGgaggcctcgctgcagctgcactTTGAAGTGCGTCTCGAAGTGCCGGCTGAGGTCTGCGAAATTCTGTAAAAAGCGTAAGTTGcacgcggagctgcaggTGACGGCAACTAGGCCCTCGGCAGACTCCGCTTCCGCCCTGCAGAGTCGAAAACGCGGCCTGGTGCGCGCAGTTCCGTTCGCCATATGAGGCGCAGAAAATGAGGCAGGaaacggcgagccgcgcacgcccATTTCCCTCAATTCGAGCCGCGAAGGACAACCAGAAACGCATGCCCATGATAATTAAGAGAAGTGAAGCTGCCCAAGGTCCGACCGTCGGGTCATCTGGATCCTCAGATTCAAAGATACTTTTATTTTTAAAAGTTTTATACAAACCCAGCAAAGTCGTCCAGTAGATTATTCGTGGCCTCCAGGCATGTACGCCTGActgcgcgcagacgacgagtCGCACATGCGGCTTGTCGCGCACCTCTCCACTTGCAGCTGCGTGAGCGTCTAGAAACCGACACTAGACACAGAGCGatgcgagaagaagacgcgcaggcgacgcaagCAGGTCcggctctgcgcgtctgACTCAGCCCCGAGAGCGCGCAAAAATGCAGGAAATAAAggtccgctgcggcgcgggagagccTCACTTTCTCGTGAAATCCGTCGAAGCGGACGATGAGATCGTTCTTGTGCGGTCCGAAGAGAATGCGCAGCTGATACGCGTCCAGGCCTGTCATGATCCACGAGGCGCTGACGATGTCTGCGGCCTTGTACTGATGCACGCTGCCCGTCTTTCGGTTCTTCCAGCCCAGCAAGTCGCCGCTCATCTTGAAGAGACCCTTGcaaagcgaaaaaaacctCAGGGCCAAATCGACTCAATCTCCCAGCCCCACGCGCCTGACAGACCTCCCGGGCACTCAGACATACACATTATGTGCATCTATACACTTATACATATAAGCATATCTGCACACATGCAACATACGCAACTACATATGCGCTCCAGTAAATGCACAGACAGCCACGCGCACCCATGAGCACAGACCCAAACAG
The Besnoitia besnoiti strain Bb-Ger1 chromosome VIII, whole genome shotgun sequence genome window above contains:
- a CDS encoding putative U6 snRNA-associated Sm family protein LSm6 (encoded by transcript BESB_084690), translated to MATNAKKSPSDFLQKVIGQKVVVRLSNGTDYRGVLTCLDDRMNIAMDKTEEFVDGNFIGSYGLALIRGNNVLYISAAEASES
- a CDS encoding transcriptional elongation factor FACT80 (encoded by transcript BESB_084700) produces the protein MAETPAAPAAPAPAAAAAGVGGPAIAIGNIRGLGRNDMGLFKMSGDLLGWKNRKTGSVHQYKAADIVSASWIMTGLDAYQLRILFGPHKNDLIVRFDGFHEKNFADLSRHFETHFKVQLQRGLQAHRGWHWGDVKMEGNNLQLSVNGCPAFDIHAQEIAQVTTPSKNDLAIELIQDDTRDQSEDQLLEVRFYQPFAGDEDAEGPLQQLKQKLVKKSGVAETKMDCVALLNDVPLLVPRGRYEIDIGRRALKFHGKSYDYTIQYTSINRMFLVPRPNSPHVNFILSLENAMRQGQTSYPFVVMQFDSESVQSVEVNLEPAELQQRGLEKMIEGKTFDVVTRLFRALVGKSVIVPGDFKSVKQQFGITCSYRAQSGHLYPLNRSFLFIVKPVIFIRYDDVVSVEFSRTGASTTNRFFAFTVSVRGGGEYEFTSIDRNEYKPLVDFLMAKGIRIKNMETPEPSRGALEADLPSDDEDDDDYDAGGASDSEDEDFHDDDDDEDEGSESQSDEEEDEESEEEKESKKRKKKEKKSKKDKKRKKDKE